A genomic region of Exiguobacterium sp. Helios contains the following coding sequences:
- a CDS encoding recombinase family protein, which translates to MKYGYARVSSAGQNLDAQINQLEDVECEKIFSEKVSGRQKEGRQQLRILLQTVKQGDSIVVTKLDRFARSTKDALSTIEELNQKGVALIVLNMGGDRIDTSKAIGKLMITVLSGIAEFEADMIRERQLEGIQEAKKRGVYKGRPKKYTEKNNALNHALNLFEKRSVNGMTVKQIEEITKISRSTLYRERKKRKEEIDNNFSY; encoded by the coding sequence TTGAAATACGGATATGCAAGAGTATCATCAGCTGGTCAGAATTTAGATGCACAAATAAATCAACTTGAAGATGTTGAGTGCGAGAAAATTTTTAGTGAAAAAGTAAGCGGTCGCCAAAAAGAAGGAAGGCAACAGCTTCGTATCTTGCTTCAAACAGTAAAACAAGGAGATTCAATTGTTGTAACGAAGCTAGATAGATTTGCTAGAAGTACTAAAGACGCTTTAAGTACAATTGAAGAATTAAATCAAAAAGGTGTAGCATTAATTGTTTTAAATATGGGCGGAGATCGAATAGACACTAGTAAAGCAATTGGGAAGTTAATGATTACAGTTTTATCAGGTATAGCTGAATTTGAAGCTGATATGATTCGCGAAAGACAATTAGAAGGTATTCAAGAAGCAAAGAAACGAGGAGTTTATAAAGGAAGACCTAAAAAATATACCGAAAAAAATAATGCTTTAAATCATGCCTTAAATTTATTTGAAAAAAGATCGGTCAATGGCATGACAGTGAAACAAATTGAGGAGATAACTAAAATTAGTAGATCAACTTTATACAGGGAAAGAAAAAAAAGAAAAGAAGAAATTGATAATAATTTTTCCTATTAA
- a CDS encoding site-specific integrase, which produces MLMIDLLKEFEFDLKIRNYSKQTISTYNYNVIQFVNYLNEQHQITDIEDISSLHVKKFIQYHLQIGNKASYINTIIKSLRSFYVYLVQEEYISFNILSKIKLLKEDKTIIKTFTDQEVSKMIESYDFKNFLNARNKVIVAMFADTGIRMSELINLQSDFVHDTTMNIFGKGAKWRFVPISLILKKYMIRYERIKQSYFINKRLEHANYFLSRSGRPITGVQIENIVRKAGRDADVRQE; this is translated from the coding sequence ATGTTGATGATTGATTTGTTAAAAGAATTTGAGTTTGATTTAAAAATTAGAAACTACTCAAAACAGACTATTTCAACCTATAACTACAACGTTATCCAGTTTGTAAATTATCTGAATGAACAACATCAAATAACGGATATTGAGGATATTTCTTCTCTGCACGTAAAAAAGTTTATCCAGTATCATTTACAGATAGGAAATAAAGCGTCTTATATCAACACAATCATCAAGTCGCTTCGTTCATTTTATGTATATCTAGTTCAAGAAGAATATATTTCATTTAATATCTTATCAAAAATAAAATTATTGAAGGAAGATAAAACAATCATCAAGACTTTTACAGATCAAGAAGTTTCAAAAATGATTGAGTCGTATGATTTTAAAAACTTTTTAAATGCTAGAAATAAAGTAATTGTTGCCATGTTTGCTGACACTGGTATTAGAATGAGCGAATTAATAAATTTACAGTCTGATTTCGTTCACGATACTACTATGAACATTTTTGGTAAAGGAGCTAAATGGAGATTTGTCCCTATTAGTTTAATTTTAAAAAAGTACATGATTCGTTATGAGCGGATTAAGCAATCATACTTTATTAATAAGAGACTAGAGCATGCTAATTACTTCCTCTCACGAAGCGGAAGACCTATAACAGGTGTACAGATAGAAAATATTGTTAGGAAGGCAGGGAGGGATGCTGACGTTAGACAAGAATAA
- the gpmI gene encoding 2,3-bisphosphoglycerate-independent phosphoglycerate mutase, whose translation MKKRPVALIILDGFGMRDEEFGNAVTAANKPNFDRYWEQYPHTLLNAQGEYVGLPEGQMGNSEVGHLNIGAGRVVYQSLSRINNAIKDRSFFSRQAMNDAAGHVKKYGSALHIFGLVSDGGIHSHINHLYAVLEFAKLHEIEKVYLHAFTDGRDCDPQSGAGFLRDAQAKMDELNVGQFASVSGRYYAMDRDNRWERVKKVYDVITFADGPTTKDPIAMVEASYKTDVTDEFIEPTVVVQEDGTPVAPIHDNDAIMFFNYRPDRAIQLAKTYKEKTGFNGFELPDNAPKNLLLVSMTKYSDAIDTDIVFPPEDIKNTLGETLSKQGLKQLRIAETEKYPHVTFFFNGQREEPYEGENRILIPSPKVATYDLKPEMSVYEVTEALVDAINSDEHDAIILNFANPDMVGHSGMLEPTKKAIEAVDKCLGQVVDLILSKGGAAIITADHGNADKVLNADGSKMTAHTTEPVPCIVTVEDVELLEPLTGVLADLAPTVLDLLGADQPAEMTGKSIVLKK comes from the coding sequence ATGAAAAAACGTCCAGTCGCACTGATCATCCTTGATGGTTTCGGTATGCGTGACGAGGAGTTCGGAAATGCTGTCACGGCAGCAAACAAACCGAACTTCGACCGGTACTGGGAACAGTACCCGCATACGTTGTTGAATGCGCAAGGAGAATACGTCGGTTTGCCTGAAGGTCAAATGGGGAACTCAGAAGTGGGTCATTTGAACATCGGTGCAGGTCGCGTCGTCTACCAATCGCTATCCCGAATCAACAATGCCATTAAGGATCGCTCGTTCTTCTCGCGTCAAGCGATGAACGATGCGGCAGGTCACGTGAAAAAATACGGTTCAGCCCTTCATATCTTCGGTCTGGTCTCTGACGGTGGAATCCACAGTCACATCAACCACTTGTATGCCGTGCTTGAATTCGCAAAACTTCACGAAATCGAAAAAGTCTATCTCCATGCCTTCACGGATGGCCGCGATTGTGATCCGCAATCAGGAGCCGGTTTCCTCCGTGATGCCCAAGCGAAGATGGACGAGTTAAACGTCGGTCAATTCGCAAGTGTCTCTGGTCGTTATTATGCGATGGACCGCGACAACCGCTGGGAACGCGTCAAGAAAGTCTATGACGTCATCACGTTCGCAGACGGTCCGACAACAAAAGACCCAATCGCGATGGTCGAAGCTTCGTACAAAACAGACGTTACAGATGAGTTCATTGAACCAACGGTAGTCGTGCAGGAAGACGGTACTCCAGTAGCACCGATCCACGATAACGATGCGATCATGTTCTTCAACTATCGTCCGGACCGTGCGATTCAGCTCGCCAAGACGTATAAAGAAAAAACAGGCTTCAATGGTTTTGAATTGCCGGACAATGCGCCGAAGAACCTGCTGCTCGTCTCGATGACGAAGTACTCGGATGCGATTGATACGGACATCGTCTTCCCACCGGAAGACATCAAAAATACGCTCGGTGAAACGTTATCGAAACAAGGCCTTAAACAATTGCGGATTGCGGAAACTGAAAAGTACCCGCACGTCACGTTCTTCTTTAACGGTCAACGTGAAGAGCCGTACGAAGGAGAAAATCGGATTCTGATCCCGTCTCCAAAAGTCGCGACATACGACTTGAAACCGGAAATGAGTGTCTATGAAGTCACAGAAGCGCTCGTTGACGCAATCAACTCGGACGAACATGACGCAATTATCCTCAACTTCGCCAATCCCGATATGGTCGGTCACTCGGGTATGCTCGAGCCGACGAAGAAGGCGATCGAAGCGGTAGATAAATGTCTTGGACAAGTCGTTGATTTGATTCTCAGCAAGGGTGGCGCAGCCATCATCACAGCCGACCACGGGAATGCGGACAAAGTCCTCAATGCCGATGGTAGCAAGATGACGGCTCACACGACAGAACCTGTTCCATGTATCGTCACGGTCGAGGACGTCGAACTCCTTGAGCCATTGACTGGCGTATTGGCAGACTTGGCACCAACTGTTCTCGATTTACTCGGAGCAGATCAACCGGCAGAAATGACGGGGAAATCGATTGTATTAAAGAAATAA
- a CDS encoding toll/interleukin-1 receptor domain-containing protein, with protein sequence MRTALKTPKVFISYSWTTTQHEEWVHDLATRLTENGVEVIYDKWHLKEGHDIYAFMEKMVSDSEKIDKVLIICDEGYKKKANNRDGGVGTESQIITPEVFNDIKQEKFIPIISERDETGKDFVPSYIKSRMYIDLSEEEHFEKNYEQLVRNIFQVPLYQKPPIGTPPSYITEEEKPYFSTKNVIRQIKKAEISNPKRLKSLWFTFAVEFWASLKLLKIDVVEEGKHIDEEIYEKINLFDPLRDDYIEALEIMISSETIETDDLIEFFEKMYSFIQPENLESYNSSHYQHYKFMVKETFLYTISILLQQKKFLMTRELLDSEYQTASEYYHKDHIKFINFNFHLSSLEKRSERLQLNLVSPSSTLIKERANDKYLNALLEADLILFYISLLQKVKEPDTKLWLPKTAIYKKRNNLKILTKLKSTRHFKKAKYLFDVDSSDELKQMINATNQISIPMFDFHYEISRLTAIINPEEICSMP encoded by the coding sequence ATGAGGACTGCATTAAAAACACCGAAAGTTTTTATATCATATAGTTGGACTACCACTCAACATGAGGAATGGGTTCATGATTTAGCGACTAGATTAACTGAAAATGGAGTCGAAGTAATATATGATAAATGGCATCTAAAAGAAGGTCATGATATCTATGCTTTCATGGAGAAAATGGTATCAGATTCTGAAAAAATTGATAAAGTTCTAATAATTTGTGACGAAGGTTACAAAAAGAAAGCGAATAATAGAGATGGTGGCGTAGGAACTGAATCTCAAATAATAACTCCGGAAGTTTTTAATGATATTAAACAAGAAAAATTTATTCCAATAATTTCAGAAAGAGATGAAACAGGTAAGGATTTTGTACCAAGTTATATTAAGTCAAGGATGTACATAGACTTGTCAGAAGAAGAACATTTTGAAAAAAACTATGAGCAATTAGTAAGGAATATTTTTCAAGTTCCTTTGTACCAAAAACCTCCAATAGGGACACCACCAAGTTATATTACTGAAGAAGAAAAACCATATTTTAGTACTAAAAATGTTATTAGGCAAATTAAAAAAGCAGAAATTTCTAATCCTAAAAGACTTAAAAGTTTGTGGTTTACATTTGCCGTAGAATTTTGGGCATCATTAAAACTCTTAAAAATAGACGTTGTAGAAGAAGGGAAGCATATTGATGAGGAAATATATGAAAAAATAAATCTTTTTGATCCTCTTAGAGATGATTATATTGAAGCTTTAGAAATAATGATTTCTTCTGAAACAATTGAAACAGACGATTTGATTGAGTTTTTTGAAAAAATGTATTCATTTATACAACCGGAAAACCTTGAATCATACAATTCGTCCCACTACCAACATTATAAATTTATGGTTAAGGAAACATTTCTTTATACAATCTCCATTTTACTTCAACAAAAAAAATTTTTGATGACACGCGAACTACTTGATTCAGAGTATCAAACTGCATCAGAGTATTATCATAAAGATCATATAAAGTTTATAAACTTTAATTTTCATTTAAGTTCTTTAGAAAAAAGGTCTGAAAGACTTCAATTAAATTTGGTAAGTCCTTCCTCTACTTTAATTAAAGAAAGAGCAAATGATAAGTATTTAAATGCATTATTAGAAGCAGATCTCATACTCTTCTATATATCATTACTACAAAAAGTAAAAGAACCTGATACAAAGTTATGGTTACCTAAAACTGCGATATATAAAAAAAGAAACAATCTAAAGATATTAACAAAATTAAAATCAACACGGCACTTTAAAAAAGCCAAGTACCTTTTTGATGTAGATTCATCTGATGAACTAAAACAAATGATTAATGCTACTAATCAAATATCTATTCCTATGTTTGATTTTCATTATGAAATTTCAAGATTAACGGCTATAATAAATCCAGAAGAAATCTGTTCAATGCCTTAA
- the eno gene encoding phosphopyruvate hydratase: protein MSMITEIYAREILDSRGNPTVEVEVYTEDGGFGRALVPSGASTGEHEAVELRDGDKSRYLGKGVLKAVDNVNEKIAPEIIGYDVFDQAGIDKKMIDLDGTKNKGNFGANAILGVSMAAARAAADELGLPLYTYLGGFNAKTLPTPMMNIINGGSHADNNVDFQEFMIMPVGAPTFKEALRMGAEIFHALKSVLSGMGLNTAVGDEGGFAPNLKSNEEAITVILEAIEKAGYKAGEDVYLAMDVASSEFYDKAAGKYNLAGEGKVLTTEELVEFYAQLVDKYPIISIEDGCDENDWDGHKLLTDRIGHKVQLVGDDLFVTNTEKLAEGIEKGIANSILIKVNQIGTLTETFDAIEMAKKAGYTAVVSHRSGETEDSTIADIAVATNAGQIKTGSLSRTDRIAKYNQLLRIEDMLSDVAVYDGIKSFYNLKK from the coding sequence ATGTCAATGATTACAGAGATTTATGCACGCGAGATTCTTGACTCACGCGGTAACCCAACAGTAGAAGTAGAAGTATATACAGAAGACGGCGGCTTTGGTCGCGCACTCGTCCCATCAGGCGCATCAACTGGTGAGCACGAAGCAGTTGAGCTTCGCGATGGCGACAAATCACGTTACCTCGGTAAAGGTGTCTTAAAAGCAGTTGACAACGTCAACGAAAAAATCGCACCTGAAATCATCGGTTACGATGTTTTCGACCAAGCAGGAATCGACAAAAAGATGATCGACCTCGACGGTACGAAAAACAAAGGGAACTTCGGCGCTAACGCAATCCTTGGTGTTTCTATGGCTGCTGCACGTGCTGCTGCAGATGAGCTTGGTCTTCCACTTTACACGTACCTCGGTGGATTCAACGCGAAAACATTGCCAACTCCAATGATGAACATCATCAACGGTGGATCACACGCTGACAACAACGTTGATTTCCAAGAGTTCATGATCATGCCTGTTGGAGCTCCAACATTCAAAGAAGCTCTTCGTATGGGTGCTGAAATCTTCCACGCGTTGAAATCAGTTCTTAGCGGAATGGGTCTTAACACAGCAGTCGGTGACGAGGGTGGATTCGCTCCAAACTTGAAATCAAACGAAGAAGCAATCACAGTTATTCTTGAAGCAATCGAAAAAGCTGGCTACAAAGCAGGCGAAGATGTTTACCTCGCTATGGACGTCGCTTCTTCTGAGTTCTACGATAAAGCAGCTGGAAAATACAACCTCGCTGGCGAAGGCAAAGTCCTTACAACAGAAGAGCTTGTTGAATTCTATGCACAACTCGTTGACAAATACCCAATCATCTCAATCGAAGATGGCTGTGACGAAAACGACTGGGATGGCCACAAACTTCTTACAGATCGTATCGGACACAAAGTCCAACTCGTTGGTGATGACTTGTTCGTAACAAACACAGAGAAACTCGCTGAAGGTATCGAAAAAGGCATCGCGAACTCGATCCTCATCAAAGTTAACCAAATCGGTACGTTGACTGAAACATTCGACGCAATCGAAATGGCGAAAAAAGCTGGTTACACAGCAGTTGTTTCTCACCGTTCTGGTGAAACAGAAGATTCAACAATCGCTGACATCGCTGTTGCGACAAACGCTGGTCAAATCAAAACTGGTTCACTTTCACGTACAGACCGTATCGCGAAATACAACCAACTTCTCCGCATCGAAGACATGCTTTCAGACGTTGCTGTCTACGACGGAATCAAATCATTCTACAACCTCAAGAAGTAA
- a CDS encoding sugar-binding transcriptional regulator, protein MIRQLVQIQKRIVPDLIEEMQTRYDILHYVRLMQPIGRRTLATSLGLTERVLRREVDFLKEQGLLEVATQGMSLTDEGRIVLRSMHSVMAELAGISDMAKALQEKLGVRDVVIVPGDSDQTFWVQRDMGRATVARLKRELSSEVHNTIAVTGGTTMASVAAMMSPDKENRPMTFVPARGGLGETLELQANTVCSRMASRAQSDYHLLHIPDMVSKETFVKMVEEPSIKNVLQMIKDASIVVHGIGEAKTMAKRRRASTELLEQLEQEHAVAEAFGYYFDRDGKIVHRVKTVGLQLDDLKQVEHVIVVAGGHSKAEAINAYVKQSPDIILITDEGAATTILKG, encoded by the coding sequence ATGATTCGGCAGTTAGTACAGATCCAAAAACGAATCGTGCCTGATCTGATCGAAGAAATGCAGACACGTTACGACATACTTCATTATGTCCGGCTCATGCAGCCGATTGGCCGGCGGACCCTGGCAACAAGCCTCGGCTTGACGGAACGGGTATTACGCCGGGAAGTGGACTTCCTGAAAGAGCAGGGATTGCTCGAAGTGGCGACACAAGGAATGTCTTTGACGGATGAAGGGCGGATCGTCTTACGAAGTATGCACAGCGTGATGGCAGAACTGGCCGGTATTTCTGACATGGCGAAAGCCTTACAGGAAAAACTGGGTGTCCGGGATGTCGTCATCGTACCAGGGGATTCGGATCAAACCTTCTGGGTGCAACGCGATATGGGACGTGCGACGGTCGCACGCTTGAAACGGGAACTTTCTTCAGAAGTACACAACACGATTGCAGTCACAGGAGGTACGACGATGGCTTCCGTCGCGGCGATGATGTCGCCCGATAAGGAAAACCGTCCGATGACGTTCGTGCCGGCACGTGGCGGCTTAGGCGAAACCCTTGAATTGCAAGCGAATACGGTCTGCTCACGGATGGCATCCCGTGCACAAAGTGATTATCACTTATTGCACATACCAGACATGGTCAGTAAGGAAACGTTTGTGAAGATGGTGGAAGAGCCAAGCATTAAAAATGTGTTACAAATGATTAAAGATGCCTCAATCGTGGTACATGGAATTGGTGAGGCAAAAACGATGGCAAAACGTCGTCGCGCTTCGACCGAGTTACTGGAACAGCTTGAACAGGAACATGCGGTAGCGGAAGCATTTGGTTATTACTTCGATCGGGACGGAAAAATCGTGCACCGGGTGAAGACAGTTGGTCTTCAACTCGACGACTTAAAACAAGTCGAACACGTCATCGTCGTCGCCGGAGGACATTCTAAAGCAGAAGCAATCAATGCGTATGTCAAACAGTCCCCGGACATCATCCTGATTACGGATGAAGGGGCAGCAACAACGATTTTGAAAGGGTAG
- the pgk gene encoding phosphoglycerate kinase yields MNKKSIRDIDVKGKRVFTRVDFNVPLEDGKITDDTRIRAALPTIKHLVDGGAKVILASHMGRPKGEKNPEFSLAPVVARLSELLGKDIKLVEEAYGPVAEEAVSKLEEGDVIVLENVRFYPGETKNDPELAEGFAKLADVFVNDAFGAAHRAHASTEGIAHHVETAVAGLLIEKELQVLGKALSNPDRPFTAIIGGSKVADKIGVIDHLLDIVDTLIIGGGLSYTFLKAQGYEVGTSLLEVDKIEQAKEFMKKAEDKGVKFLMPVDCVITKEFGEETYVGPRDIDSIPADHMSLDIGPKTIELYAEAIKDSKLVVWNGPMGVFELDKYANGTKGVAQALADSDAYSIIGGGDSAAAAEKFGLADKMSHISTGGGASLEFMEGKALPGVEALNDK; encoded by the coding sequence ATGAATAAGAAATCAATTCGCGATATCGATGTAAAAGGAAAACGCGTGTTTACACGTGTGGACTTCAACGTACCGCTAGAAGACGGCAAAATCACAGATGATACACGGATCCGTGCTGCCCTTCCGACAATCAAACACTTGGTTGACGGTGGAGCGAAAGTCATCCTCGCAAGCCATATGGGACGTCCAAAAGGCGAGAAAAACCCTGAGTTCTCACTTGCACCAGTCGTAGCACGCCTTAGCGAACTGCTTGGTAAGGACATCAAGCTCGTTGAAGAAGCATACGGTCCGGTCGCTGAAGAAGCGGTCAGCAAGCTTGAAGAAGGAGACGTCATCGTTCTTGAAAACGTTCGTTTCTACCCAGGCGAAACGAAAAACGATCCTGAACTCGCAGAAGGTTTTGCGAAACTTGCAGACGTTTTCGTCAACGACGCATTTGGTGCAGCGCACCGTGCGCACGCTTCTACAGAAGGAATCGCACACCATGTCGAGACAGCTGTAGCAGGATTGTTGATCGAAAAAGAACTTCAGGTTCTCGGTAAAGCCCTCTCAAACCCGGATCGTCCGTTTACAGCGATCATCGGTGGTTCGAAAGTCGCGGACAAAATCGGCGTCATCGATCACTTGCTTGATATCGTCGATACGTTGATCATCGGCGGAGGATTATCTTATACATTCCTTAAAGCTCAAGGTTATGAAGTCGGTACGTCACTTCTTGAAGTTGACAAAATCGAACAGGCGAAGGAATTCATGAAAAAAGCAGAAGATAAAGGCGTTAAATTCTTGATGCCGGTCGACTGTGTCATCACGAAGGAATTCGGCGAAGAAACATACGTCGGACCACGCGATATCGACAGTATCCCAGCGGATCATATGTCACTCGATATCGGTCCGAAAACAATCGAACTGTATGCAGAAGCAATCAAGGATTCGAAACTCGTTGTCTGGAACGGACCAATGGGTGTGTTCGAACTTGATAAATATGCAAACGGAACAAAAGGTGTCGCTCAAGCATTAGCGGACAGCGATGCATACTCGATCATCGGTGGTGGAGATTCTGCTGCAGCGGCTGAGAAATTCGGTCTTGCAGATAAAATGAGTCACATTTCTACTGGTGGCGGCGCAAGCCTCGAGTTCATGGAAGGTAAAGCTCTTCCAGGTGTCGAAGCGCTTAACGACAAGTAA
- the gap gene encoding type I glyceraldehyde-3-phosphate dehydrogenase, translated as MAVKVGINGFGRIGRLALRQILQFDGIEVVAINDLTDTKMLAHLLKYDTTQGRFDGEVEVHDGYFLVNGKEIKTLANRNPEELPWGELGVDIVLECTGFFTDKEKAELHLKAGAKKVVISAPATGDMKTVVFNTNHEILDGTETVISGASCTTNCLAPMAKVLQDQYGIVQGLMTTIHAYTGDQNTLDAPHPKGDFRRARAAAANIVPNSTGAAKAIGLVLPELQGKLDGAAQRVPVATGSLTELTTVLEKKVTVEEVNAAMKAAANESYGYTEDEIVSSDIVGISYGSLFDATQTKVVTVGDKQLVKTVAWYDNEMSYTSQLIRTLKHFAEIAK; from the coding sequence ATGGCAGTAAAAGTTGGTATTAATGGATTTGGACGTATCGGACGTTTGGCACTTCGTCAAATTCTTCAGTTTGACGGAATCGAAGTAGTCGCAATCAATGACCTTACAGACACTAAAATGCTTGCACACCTCTTGAAATATGATACGACTCAAGGTCGTTTCGACGGAGAAGTTGAAGTACACGACGGTTACTTCCTCGTCAACGGTAAAGAAATCAAAACACTTGCTAACCGCAACCCAGAAGAACTCCCATGGGGCGAGCTCGGTGTTGACATCGTTCTCGAATGTACTGGTTTCTTCACAGACAAAGAAAAAGCTGAGCTTCACTTGAAAGCTGGAGCTAAGAAAGTCGTTATCTCAGCACCTGCTACTGGCGACATGAAAACAGTTGTCTTCAACACGAACCACGAAATTCTTGACGGAACTGAAACAGTTATCTCTGGTGCTTCATGTACTACGAACTGTCTCGCGCCTATGGCTAAAGTTCTTCAAGATCAGTACGGAATCGTTCAAGGTCTCATGACAACGATCCACGCTTACACTGGCGACCAAAACACACTCGACGCTCCACACCCTAAAGGTGACTTCCGTCGTGCACGTGCAGCGGCAGCTAACATCGTTCCTAACTCAACTGGTGCTGCTAAAGCAATCGGTCTTGTTCTTCCAGAACTTCAAGGTAAACTTGATGGCGCAGCACAACGTGTACCAGTTGCTACAGGTTCACTCACTGAGCTCACAACAGTTCTCGAGAAGAAAGTAACAGTTGAAGAAGTTAACGCGGCAATGAAAGCAGCAGCTAACGAATCTTACGGTTACACTGAAGACGAAATCGTTTCTTCTGACATCGTTGGTATCTCTTACGGATCACTCTTCGATGCAACACAAACGAAAGTCGTTACAGTCGGCGACAAACAACTCGTTAAAACAGTTGCTTGGTATGACAACGAAATGTCTTACACTAGCCAGCTCATTCGCACACTCAAACACTTCGCAGAAATCGCTAAGTAA
- the tpiA gene encoding triose-phosphate isomerase, giving the protein MRKPIIAGNWKMNLTLKDAVAFAEEVKGTVPASSKVDAAVCAPSVFLAHLTEATAGTDLKIGAQNMYDQESGAFTGEISPVMLKELGVTYVVLGHSERREYFGETDAFINSKTKKAFEHGIVPIVCVGETLEEREGGKFESVIREQTTNSLKGLTVDQVKNLVVAYEPVWAIGTGKSATEQDAQDSCKFVRDVIAAEFGTEAAEAVRIQYGGSVKPDNIKEYMAQPDIDGALVGGASLETGSFLKLLEAI; this is encoded by the coding sequence ATGCGTAAACCAATTATCGCAGGTAACTGGAAAATGAATCTTACCCTCAAGGATGCTGTGGCATTCGCTGAGGAAGTCAAAGGAACTGTACCCGCTTCTTCGAAAGTCGACGCGGCTGTCTGTGCACCGTCTGTATTCCTTGCACACTTGACAGAAGCGACAGCTGGAACGGACCTGAAAATCGGCGCTCAAAACATGTATGACCAAGAGAGCGGCGCATTCACAGGTGAAATCAGCCCAGTGATGCTCAAAGAACTTGGCGTAACATACGTCGTCCTCGGTCACTCAGAACGTCGTGAGTATTTCGGAGAAACAGATGCGTTCATCAACAGCAAAACGAAAAAAGCATTTGAGCATGGTATCGTGCCAATCGTTTGTGTCGGTGAAACACTCGAAGAACGCGAAGGCGGGAAATTCGAATCAGTCATCCGTGAACAAACAACGAACAGCTTGAAAGGCTTAACAGTCGATCAGGTTAAAAACCTTGTTGTCGCATATGAGCCTGTCTGGGCAATCGGAACAGGAAAATCAGCAACAGAACAAGATGCACAAGATTCTTGTAAATTCGTTCGCGATGTCATCGCAGCTGAATTCGGTACGGAAGCTGCAGAAGCAGTCCGCATCCAGTACGGCGGCAGTGTCAAACCGGACAACATCAAAGAATATATGGCTCAGCCTGACATCGACGGTGCTTTAGTTGGTGGCGCAAGTCTTGAGACAGGATCGTTCCTCAAACTGTTGGAGGCGATTTAA
- a CDS encoding acyl-ACP desaturase: MLNSDLDIRLEPRIKELYRLHKERSANIDWSYHEFIPWDKAMSFKRVPWEESQVTLPEGVIVAVETALLTEVNLPWYTSHLDYTFKNSMEVINDFVRTWTAEEDQHSSLLETYLLVTRNVNPTRLHQLRRRVVESGWFPDFTNPLATMAYTSLQELATLVFYNNVARVAGAHDKDLATLLRRLAKDEALHYAFYRDTVKAHLELDPNFIVFFEDVIINFSMPGAIMPDFTERMKTIAIDTNYGPLQYFDQVLDVVVKYWDIENLQPTTEEAKQSQANIMKYHGRLKRIKDRQEAKTKIDA, translated from the coding sequence ATGTTAAATTCAGATTTAGATATACGCTTAGAACCACGCATTAAAGAATTGTATCGCTTACATAAGGAGCGTTCAGCCAATATTGATTGGAGTTATCACGAATTCATTCCATGGGACAAGGCGATGTCGTTTAAACGCGTTCCTTGGGAGGAGAGTCAAGTCACGCTTCCGGAAGGTGTCATCGTTGCCGTGGAAACGGCATTACTGACAGAAGTGAACTTACCTTGGTATACGTCGCACTTGGATTACACGTTTAAAAACTCGATGGAAGTCATCAATGATTTCGTCCGTACGTGGACAGCGGAAGAAGACCAGCATTCGAGCTTACTGGAAACGTATTTACTCGTGACGCGAAACGTCAATCCGACACGGTTGCATCAGTTAAGAAGACGCGTCGTTGAAAGCGGCTGGTTCCCGGACTTCACGAATCCATTAGCGACTATGGCGTATACGTCGTTGCAAGAGCTTGCGACACTCGTTTTCTATAACAACGTAGCACGAGTGGCCGGTGCGCATGATAAAGACTTGGCGACACTGCTCCGCCGTTTGGCAAAAGACGAAGCTCTTCATTATGCGTTCTACCGTGACACGGTGAAAGCGCACCTTGAACTCGATCCGAACTTCATCGTGTTCTTTGAAGACGTCATCATCAATTTCTCAATGCCGGGTGCGATCATGCCGGACTTTACCGAGCGTATGAAGACGATTGCAATTGATACAAACTACGGACCACTCCAATACTTTGACCAAGTATTAGATGTCGTCGTGAAATACTGGGATATTGAGAACCTGCAACCTACAACCGAAGAAGCGAAACAGTCACAAGCGAACATCATGAAATATCACGGGCGTTTGAAACGGATCAAGGACCGTCAAGAAGCAAAAACGAAGATTGATGCATAA